The Mucilaginibacter yixingensis genome window below encodes:
- a CDS encoding DUF5689 domain-containing protein gives MKKIAFYALLLAVAFTWAGCKKLGNYQGGVVSPYIPMYDLRNLYKGTDVTLNRDNMFGSDRITGIVVSDYSGKNMPAAGYLVIQDHRRLTLLRGISIPLGADAAKYSSGDSVTVNVLGGLLTRADGILQIKNISAGNVTKISSGNAIPANRVPSSSILASPSDYESTLVAIVKGGFDPIPTPTDKFGGDKVVNDGFENINMHTEAGATFAGTALPVLANFYGIVFNTAGADGKLTPQIRMRKPDDVQVLSSTVTKTRAVISGFINDVSGGDGNYEYIQFLATEDIDFSETPFSVVVTNNAGASTPAGFPTNGWATGGGSPAVGSVAATVFRTFKFNLTSGTAKAGTYFYVGGSGKTINGSSSTSMASSNWIRAFNYTTQSGDGFGEKNGGFFANSGNAFGMAIFADTLVTKDSTPIDAMFISTGGSLFSAGPPAVGYRIANNDFYDIVNPITLDSQPFYRQGSNTLSLSYTTPADQGFYYKLGGIYNARLGKWVKARTQQIVQLTKASTIDQIEAEFPTGTLPTTLKN, from the coding sequence ATGAAAAAGATAGCATTTTACGCCCTTTTGTTAGCCGTTGCCTTCACATGGGCCGGTTGCAAAAAGCTAGGTAATTACCAGGGTGGGGTGGTTAGTCCGTACATCCCGATGTATGATCTGCGTAACTTATATAAAGGAACCGACGTAACGCTTAACCGCGATAACATGTTTGGTTCAGACCGTATCACCGGTATTGTGGTGTCAGATTACTCAGGTAAAAATATGCCTGCAGCCGGTTACCTGGTTATTCAGGATCACCGCCGTTTAACGCTTTTGCGCGGTATCTCTATTCCGCTGGGTGCTGATGCAGCCAAATATTCATCAGGCGACTCGGTTACTGTTAACGTGTTGGGTGGCTTGCTTACCCGTGCTGATGGCATCCTGCAGATCAAAAACATTTCTGCAGGCAACGTAACCAAAATTTCAAGCGGTAATGCCATCCCGGCTAACCGTGTTCCAAGTAGCTCTATTTTGGCTAGTCCTTCAGATTACGAAAGTACGCTGGTGGCTATTGTAAAAGGTGGTTTTGACCCGATACCCACGCCTACTGATAAATTTGGTGGCGATAAAGTAGTGAACGATGGTTTTGAAAACATCAACATGCATACAGAGGCAGGGGCTACGTTTGCCGGCACCGCGCTGCCAGTTTTGGCCAATTTCTACGGCATCGTGTTCAACACCGCGGGTGCAGATGGTAAACTAACCCCGCAGATCCGTATGCGCAAACCGGATGATGTGCAGGTGCTTAGCTCAACGGTTACCAAAACCCGGGCCGTGATCAGCGGCTTTATTAATGACGTTTCTGGCGGCGATGGCAACTATGAGTACATCCAGTTCCTGGCAACCGAGGACATCGACTTCAGCGAAACACCTTTCTCTGTTGTTGTTACTAATAACGCGGGCGCGTCTACTCCTGCTGGTTTCCCTACCAATGGTTGGGCTACAGGCGGCGGTTCGCCGGCGGTAGGCTCGGTTGCGGCTACAGTGTTCAGAACTTTTAAGTTTAACCTTACCAGCGGTACAGCTAAAGCCGGTACTTACTTCTATGTGGGCGGTTCAGGCAAAACCATCAATGGTTCAAGCTCAACCAGCATGGCTTCGTCAAACTGGATCAGAGCGTTTAACTATACCACCCAGAGTGGCGACGGTTTCGGTGAGAAAAATGGTGGCTTCTTCGCCAATAGTGGTAATGCCTTTGGTATGGCCATATTTGCCGATACACTGGTAACTAAAGATAGCACGCCTATTGATGCTATGTTTATCTCTACCGGCGGTTCGTTGTTCTCGGCTGGTCCTCCGGCAGTAGGTTACAGAATTGCCAATAACGACTTTTACGATATCGTAAACCCAATTACACTTGACTCGCAGCCGTTCTACCGTCAGGGTTCTAATACGCTGAGTTTGAGTTATACCACGCCTGCAGATCAAGGCTTCTACTACAAACTGGGCGGTATTTACAATGCCCGGTTAGGTAAATGGGTTAAAGCGCGTACGCAACAGATTGTGCAGCTCACCAAGGCATCTACCATAGATCAGATAGAGGCGGAGTTCCCGACGGGCACATTGCCAACTACGCTGAAAAACTAA
- a CDS encoding long-chain fatty acid--CoA ligase — protein sequence MKPPVASHTVPQFIRNTVTHIHPESHPFLRHKVGDNWEEITYGQALAKIDAISAWMLETGIKKGDRLGLMIENGPEYVYYDQALQQVGAINTSIYPTLSEAEVEYILNDSGLKTILVGNPFLLRKVVKVANNCPALIRIIPVFEDYEKYTAKAHLNAGVLSLAEVIAEGEAILPQFKGAIAAAREAILPSDLSCLIYTSGTTGTPKGVMLSHYNLTENVNRSLDQIPVVEHTDVFLSFLPLSHVFERTATYHICLSMGCQIAFAQSLDLLARNMGEVRPTVMNCVPRLLERIHDRAMKNGTSAGGVKSKIFLWALATGKKHRETLEAGKKPGVLLEQKFKLADKLVFSKIKERTGGRLKFMISGGGALPKNIGEFFGDLGIKILEGFGLTETSPVMACTEYHRQVYGTVGRIIPGVEVAIQNVDTKQIYTVQTHESFKEDFQSEEGEIITRGHCVMKGYWNKPEETANVIDEHGWLHTGDIGRFFKGNLQITDRLKNMLVNAYGKNIYPTPVENTYLKSHKIEGVFLIGDKREYITAIIIPAKELLQETFNLNAAWFEKPDVFVDEKEIIDWLGQDIRKLSNELAKFERIKNFKVKRNPFSMDEGEITPTMKPKRKVIEKKYAAAIDELYLQAVDAD from the coding sequence ATGAAGCCACCTGTAGCATCGCATACCGTACCGCAGTTTATTCGTAATACCGTTACACACATCCATCCTGAAAGTCATCCGTTTCTGCGCCACAAAGTTGGCGACAACTGGGAGGAGATCACTTACGGACAAGCCCTTGCCAAAATTGACGCCATTTCTGCCTGGATGCTGGAAACCGGCATAAAAAAAGGCGACCGCCTGGGATTGATGATCGAAAACGGCCCCGAGTATGTTTACTACGATCAGGCCCTGCAACAAGTTGGCGCCATTAATACCTCCATCTACCCTACTCTTTCTGAAGCTGAGGTAGAATATATTCTGAATGACTCAGGCCTGAAAACCATTCTGGTAGGCAACCCTTTCCTGCTGCGTAAAGTGGTAAAGGTTGCCAATAACTGCCCGGCCCTGATCCGTATTATCCCCGTATTTGAGGACTACGAAAAATATACCGCCAAAGCTCACCTGAATGCCGGCGTACTGAGCCTGGCCGAGGTTATTGCCGAGGGCGAAGCCATATTACCGCAATTTAAAGGTGCCATTGCTGCTGCCCGTGAAGCTATCTTGCCGTCAGATTTATCATGTTTGATCTATACCTCAGGCACCACAGGCACGCCAAAAGGGGTAATGCTATCGCACTATAACTTAACAGAAAATGTTAACCGCAGCCTGGACCAGATTCCGGTTGTTGAGCATACCGATGTTTTCCTGTCATTTCTGCCCCTCTCGCACGTGTTTGAGCGCACGGCTACCTATCACATCTGCCTTTCTATGGGCTGCCAGATAGCGTTTGCCCAAAGCCTTGACCTACTGGCCCGCAATATGGGCGAAGTACGCCCTACCGTAATGAACTGCGTGCCACGCTTGCTGGAGCGTATTCATGACCGGGCCATGAAGAATGGCACCAGCGCCGGTGGCGTGAAAAGCAAGATTTTCCTTTGGGCATTAGCCACAGGAAAAAAACACCGCGAAACGCTGGAAGCGGGTAAGAAACCAGGCGTATTGCTAGAGCAGAAATTTAAGCTGGCCGACAAACTGGTGTTCAGTAAGATTAAAGAGCGTACGGGTGGCCGACTGAAATTCATGATCTCGGGCGGTGGCGCGTTGCCTAAAAACATCGGTGAGTTTTTTGGCGATCTGGGTATCAAGATTCTGGAAGGCTTTGGCTTGACCGAGACTTCGCCGGTAATGGCTTGCACCGAGTATCACCGCCAGGTTTATGGCACTGTGGGCCGTATTATTCCGGGTGTTGAAGTGGCGATACAAAATGTAGATACCAAACAGATCTATACCGTGCAAACGCATGAGAGTTTCAAGGAGGATTTCCAATCTGAAGAGGGCGAGATCATCACCCGTGGCCACTGCGTAATGAAAGGTTACTGGAACAAACCCGAAGAAACTGCCAACGTGATTGACGAGCATGGCTGGTTACACACTGGCGATATCGGTCGCTTTTTTAAGGGCAACCTGCAAATTACAGACCGTCTGAAAAACATGCTGGTGAACGCCTATGGCAAAAATATTTATCCAACTCCGGTAGAGAACACTTACCTGAAAAGCCATAAAATTGAAGGGGTATTTTTAATTGGCGATAAGCGCGAATACATTACCGCCATCATCATTCCGGCTAAAGAACTGCTGCAGGAAACTTTTAACCTGAATGCAGCCTGGTTTGAAAAGCCTGATGTTTTTGTTGATGAGAAAGAGATCATCGACTGGTTGGGACAAGACATTCGTAAGCTGAGCAACGAGCTGGCTAAGTTTGAGCGGATCAAAAACTTCAAGGTAAAACGCAATCCTTTCAGCATGGACGAAGGCGAGATTACCCCTACCATGAAACCAAAACGCAAAGTGATTGAAAAGAAATATGCCGCCGCTATTGATGAGTTGTATTTGCAGGCAGTGGATGCGGATTAG
- a CDS encoding bifunctional YncE family protein/alkaline phosphatase family protein, which yields MKQLMQKISLACCLLAAAQGTFAQTPGKDKTTGQVILPNGWKISPAGRSLPLGDLPLNMKISPSEKYLAITNNGQSTQSLQLIDPKQEKVLSEKTLGVAWYGLAFSPDEKDLYVSGGNSNVILDFAINKGKLQDPDTIRLGDAWPKTKICPTGITVTKDGSKLYAVTKEDNSVYTIDLKSKQVINATHLPDIAYSCILSPDEKSLYISLWGGTQVAIFNTESQEITGNIEVGSHPNELLLNKKGSLLYVANANDNTVSVVNTATGKVLETLSTALYPTNLTGSTTNGLALSDNEKTLYIANADNNCLAVFDVSATGNSKSMGFIPVGWYPTNVKVLDNKIFVTNGKGLTSMANPQGPQPYVKEDNSGVHMGSTPNSRLQYIAGLFKGSLSMIDAPNADQLKVYTKQVYANTPFNNDKVAAAPGEAGNPIPRKPGDKSPIKHVFYIIKENRTYDQVLGDMKKGNGDNSLCIFGDKITPNQHSLAENFVLMDNFYVDAEVSADGHNWSMAAYATDVVEKTWPTTYGNRGGSTGFEGVLKQNFPRDGYIWDYCQRAGVSFRSYGEFGEYGKTSYKTLKGHMAPASPGFDLDVTDQVRYEAWAHDFDSLLAVNAVPQLSTMRVSNDHTSGQRKGKISPIAAVADNDLAVGRIIEHLSQSPIWKESVVFILEDDAQNGPDHIDAHRSPVYVVGPYVKRNTVVHSMYSTSGVLRTIELILGLPPMSQYDAAAMPMYECFTATPNLAPYKVIPARVDLNQRNAGNTKSAKRSEAWNFKKEDSAPDLDLNEVIWKSVKGENSVMPSPKRSAFVLLEKKKKDDDD from the coding sequence ATGAAACAATTGATGCAGAAAATTAGCCTGGCCTGCTGCTTGCTGGCTGCGGCGCAAGGCACTTTTGCACAAACACCGGGTAAGGATAAAACCACCGGACAAGTGATATTGCCCAACGGGTGGAAAATTAGTCCGGCGGGCCGCTCATTACCCCTGGGCGATTTACCGCTGAACATGAAGATCAGCCCGTCAGAAAAATATCTGGCGATAACCAATAACGGCCAAAGCACGCAATCGCTCCAACTGATAGATCCGAAGCAGGAGAAAGTACTGTCTGAGAAAACGTTGGGCGTGGCCTGGTATGGCCTGGCTTTCAGCCCAGACGAGAAAGACCTGTATGTATCTGGCGGTAACTCCAACGTGATCCTTGACTTTGCTATTAATAAAGGCAAACTGCAGGATCCTGACACCATCAGACTGGGTGACGCCTGGCCAAAAACCAAGATCTGTCCAACCGGTATCACCGTAACCAAAGATGGCTCTAAACTATACGCTGTAACCAAAGAGGATAACAGCGTTTACACTATAGATCTGAAAAGCAAACAGGTGATTAACGCTACCCATTTGCCAGATATCGCTTACAGCTGTATTCTCTCACCAGATGAGAAATCGCTCTACATCTCACTGTGGGGTGGCACACAGGTGGCTATCTTCAATACCGAATCGCAAGAAATTACCGGTAACATTGAAGTTGGCAGTCACCCAAATGAGCTGTTGTTGAATAAGAAAGGCTCGCTGTTGTATGTAGCCAACGCTAATGATAACACCGTATCGGTAGTGAATACTGCCACAGGCAAAGTGCTGGAAACTTTGTCGACAGCACTTTATCCAACCAACCTGACCGGTTCTACCACCAATGGTTTGGCCTTATCTGATAACGAGAAAACGCTTTACATTGCCAATGCCGATAATAACTGCCTGGCGGTGTTTGATGTATCTGCAACCGGCAACAGCAAAAGTATGGGCTTTATCCCGGTGGGCTGGTACCCAACCAACGTTAAGGTGCTGGATAATAAAATTTTTGTAACCAACGGTAAAGGCTTAACCTCAATGGCTAACCCACAGGGGCCGCAGCCTTATGTTAAGGAAGACAACAGCGGTGTGCACATGGGGAGCACCCCAAACAGCCGCCTGCAATATATTGCCGGTTTGTTCAAAGGCTCATTATCAATGATTGATGCGCCGAACGCCGATCAGCTGAAAGTTTATACTAAACAAGTTTATGCCAACACACCTTTCAATAACGATAAGGTAGCCGCAGCACCGGGCGAAGCTGGTAACCCGATTCCACGTAAGCCGGGTGATAAATCGCCTATCAAACACGTGTTCTATATCATTAAAGAAAACCGCACGTACGACCAGGTTTTAGGTGACATGAAGAAAGGTAACGGCGATAATTCACTGTGCATTTTTGGCGATAAGATCACCCCGAATCAGCATAGCCTGGCCGAAAATTTTGTGCTGATGGATAACTTTTATGTAGATGCCGAAGTTAGCGCCGATGGCCACAACTGGAGCATGGCTGCTTACGCTACTGACGTTGTAGAGAAAACCTGGCCAACTACCTACGGCAACCGCGGCGGCTCAACCGGTTTTGAGGGCGTGCTGAAACAAAACTTCCCGCGCGATGGCTACATCTGGGATTATTGTCAGCGTGCCGGTGTAAGTTTCCGCAGCTATGGCGAGTTTGGTGAGTATGGCAAAACCAGCTATAAAACATTGAAAGGCCACATGGCGCCAGCATCACCAGGCTTTGACCTGGATGTTACCGATCAGGTACGCTACGAAGCCTGGGCACATGATTTTGACTCGCTGTTGGCCGTTAACGCCGTGCCCCAGCTGAGCACCATGCGTGTGAGTAATGACCATACCAGCGGGCAGCGCAAAGGCAAAATCAGTCCGATTGCTGCTGTTGCCGATAATGATCTGGCTGTAGGTCGTATTATTGAGCATTTATCGCAAAGCCCGATCTGGAAAGAATCTGTTGTGTTTATTCTGGAAGACGACGCACAAAATGGTCCTGATCATATTGATGCGCACCGCTCACCGGTCTATGTGGTTGGGCCGTATGTGAAACGTAATACCGTAGTGCACAGCATGTATTCAACATCCGGCGTGCTGCGTACCATCGAGCTGATCCTGGGCCTGCCGCCAATGAGCCAGTATGATGCTGCTGCCATGCCAATGTATGAGTGCTTTACGGCTACGCCAAACCTGGCGCCTTATAAAGTTATCCCTGCCAGGGTTGACCTGAACCAGCGTAACGCCGGCAATACCAAAAGCGCCAAACGCTCTGAAGCCTGGAACTTCAAAAAAGAAGACTCAGCACCAGATCTGGATCTGAACGAAGTGATCTGGAAATCTGTAAAAGGCGAAAACTCGGTAATGCCATCACCTAAACGCAGCGCCTTTGTGTTGCTGGAGAAAAAGAAAAAGGATGATGATGATTGA
- a CDS encoding energy transducer TonB: MIEVLERGRMFCKTWPAHKSLSLFIVTLALTGLFKTAGAQQNVTDNKAPIVPKELMMADANSAQYPGGVDQFYKYILTNVTPDASCVPGKVVYVYFWVDKEGNISKAKIRSKMLSDAMRKQIIAVFEKAPKWTPAQQNGSTVRESFVCPVMFMGAGAKTALAKN; the protein is encoded by the coding sequence ATGATTGAAGTTTTAGAACGGGGCCGGATGTTCTGCAAAACCTGGCCTGCTCACAAAAGCCTGAGCCTTTTCATTGTCACTTTAGCCTTGACCGGTTTGTTTAAAACCGCAGGAGCCCAACAAAACGTCACGGACAATAAAGCCCCCATTGTGCCTAAAGAGTTGATGATGGCCGATGCCAATAGCGCCCAATATCCGGGCGGGGTAGATCAATTTTATAAATATATCCTCACTAACGTTACGCCCGATGCCAGCTGCGTGCCCGGCAAAGTGGTGTACGTATATTTTTGGGTAGATAAGGAAGGTAACATCAGCAAAGCCAAAATTCGGAGCAAAATGCTGAGTGATGCAATGCGTAAACAAATTATTGCTGTATTTGAAAAGGCACCTAAATGGACGCCCGCCCAGCAGAATGGCAGCACCGTGCGCGAAAGCTTTGTATGCCCGGTAATGTTTATGGGAGCCGGCGCAAAAACGGCCCTTGCCAAGAACTAG
- the can gene encoding carbonate dehydratase produces MCAQIHDTSHITYEGLLAGNEQFVQDALKLDPQYFEKLANGQKPPILWIGCADSRVPANQITNTAPGEIFVHRNIANMVIHTDMNMLSVLDYAVNVLEVKHVIVTGHYGCGGVIAAMGNQQFGLIDNWLRHIKDVYRLHTDELDAISNEAERASRLVELNVIENVNNLCKTTIVQNAWNNGRNLSVHGWVYSLSSGKITDLKVSHTNNGDLSDVFKLQK; encoded by the coding sequence ATGTGCGCACAAATTCACGACACGAGTCACATCACCTACGAGGGCCTGCTTGCAGGTAACGAGCAATTTGTTCAGGACGCCCTGAAACTCGATCCGCAATATTTTGAAAAACTGGCCAACGGCCAAAAACCACCTATACTGTGGATTGGCTGCGCCGATAGCCGCGTACCTGCCAACCAGATTACCAACACCGCCCCGGGCGAGATCTTTGTTCACCGCAACATTGCCAACATGGTGATCCACACGGATATGAACATGCTGAGCGTGCTTGACTATGCCGTAAACGTACTGGAAGTAAAACACGTAATAGTAACCGGTCATTACGGTTGCGGTGGCGTTATTGCCGCTATGGGCAACCAACAGTTCGGACTGATTGATAACTGGCTGCGCCACATTAAAGACGTTTACCGTTTGCACACCGATGAACTGGACGCCATTAGCAACGAAGCCGAGCGCGCCAGTCGCCTGGTTGAGCTAAACGTAATTGAAAACGTGAATAATCTTTGCAAAACCACCATTGTACAAAATGCATGGAACAATGGCCGTAACCTGAGTGTACACGGTTGGGTATACAGCCTTTCAAGCGGTAAAATAACCGACCTGAAGGTAAGCCACACCAACAACGGCGATTTGAGCGATGTGTTTAAGCTGCAAAAGTAG
- a CDS encoding type II toxin-antitoxin system RelE/ParE family toxin produces the protein MAQQAYQWYEEQREGLGGLFLNELDRCFDKIEAHPERYARIKDNFRHIVFHTFPYVLVFEVMENEVVVYAVFHTSRGPSKKFKR, from the coding sequence ATGGCTCAACAAGCCTATCAATGGTATGAAGAGCAGCGCGAAGGCTTGGGTGGTTTGTTTTTGAATGAACTGGATCGCTGTTTTGATAAAATTGAGGCACATCCAGAACGGTATGCTCGCATTAAAGATAATTTTCGTCACATCGTTTTTCATACTTTCCCTTATGTATTGGTGTTCGAGGTGATGGAAAATGAGGTGGTTGTGTATGCTGTTTTTCACACCAGTCGTGGTCCTTCCAAAAAATTTAAACGGTAA
- the pruA gene encoding L-glutamate gamma-semialdehyde dehydrogenase: MLKGFFNAPQPQNEPVLGYAPGSAERAALKAALADARSKQLDIPMYIGGQAVRTGKTGEVRPPHDHQHLLATYHIGHTKEINAAINAALAAKSDWENLPWEQRAAIFLKAADLLAGPYRAKVNAATMLGQSKNAYQAEIDSACELIDFLRFNVHYMTEIYAQQPPISPRGAWNRVEQRPLEGFVFALTPFNFTAIAGNLPTCVAMMGNVVVWKPADTQIYAANVLMEVFMEAGVPPGVINLIYADGPAVGDVVFNHPDFAGIHFTGSTKVFQHIWQTIGANIHKYKTYPRIVGETGGKDFVLVHPSAQAAVVSTALVRGAFEYQGQKCSAASRAYIPASLWPQVKANMQRDLAEIKMGPVEDFGNFINAVISEVSFDKLVKYIDAAKADSSVELVAGGNYDKSKGWFIEPTVLKVNDPYYVTMCEELFGPVLTVYVYEDDQFSQIIDIVDKTSIYALTGSIISQDRYAVAEATQRLRNAAGNFYINDKPTGAVVGQQPFGGARGSGTNDKAGSMINLLRWVSPRTIKETFDPPKDYKYPFLGEE, encoded by the coding sequence ATGCTCAAAGGATTTTTTAATGCGCCGCAGCCGCAGAACGAGCCCGTTTTAGGCTACGCCCCCGGTAGTGCTGAGCGCGCCGCGCTGAAAGCTGCCCTGGCCGATGCCCGTTCCAAACAGTTAGATATTCCCATGTATATTGGTGGCCAGGCCGTTCGTACAGGAAAAACCGGCGAGGTGCGCCCGCCGCATGATCATCAGCACTTGCTGGCTACCTACCATATTGGTCATACCAAAGAGATAAACGCTGCCATTAACGCTGCCCTTGCTGCCAAGTCCGACTGGGAAAACCTGCCATGGGAGCAGCGAGCAGCCATATTTTTAAAAGCTGCCGACCTGCTGGCCGGTCCCTACCGTGCTAAGGTGAACGCTGCAACCATGCTGGGGCAATCAAAAAACGCTTACCAGGCCGAAATTGATTCTGCTTGTGAGCTGATAGACTTCTTGCGCTTTAATGTGCATTACATGACCGAGATCTATGCACAACAGCCGCCCATCTCACCACGCGGCGCCTGGAACCGCGTGGAGCAGCGCCCACTGGAAGGTTTTGTATTTGCATTGACGCCTTTCAACTTTACCGCTATTGCCGGTAACCTGCCCACTTGTGTGGCCATGATGGGCAACGTAGTAGTGTGGAAGCCTGCCGATACACAGATTTATGCTGCCAACGTGCTGATGGAAGTATTTATGGAGGCTGGTGTCCCTCCGGGTGTTATCAACCTGATTTATGCCGATGGCCCTGCCGTTGGCGATGTGGTTTTTAATCATCCTGATTTTGCCGGGATTCATTTCACAGGTTCAACCAAAGTGTTTCAGCATATCTGGCAAACCATTGGCGCCAATATTCATAAGTACAAAACTTACCCGCGCATTGTGGGCGAAACCGGTGGTAAAGATTTCGTGCTGGTACATCCGAGCGCACAGGCTGCTGTGGTAAGTACCGCATTGGTACGCGGTGCGTTTGAGTACCAGGGACAGAAATGTTCGGCTGCTTCAAGGGCTTATATACCAGCGTCACTTTGGCCGCAGGTAAAAGCAAACATGCAACGTGATCTGGCCGAGATCAAGATGGGCCCGGTAGAAGATTTCGGCAATTTTATTAATGCCGTGATCAGCGAGGTGTCGTTTGATAAGCTGGTCAAATATATAGACGCTGCCAAGGCCGACAGCAGCGTAGAACTGGTTGCCGGTGGCAATTATGATAAAAGCAAAGGCTGGTTCATTGAGCCGACGGTACTCAAAGTAAATGACCCGTATTATGTAACTATGTGCGAAGAACTTTTCGGCCCGGTTCTGACGGTTTATGTTTACGAGGACGATCAGTTTAGCCAGATCATCGACATTGTTGATAAGACATCGATTTATGCGCTCACAGGCTCTATCATTTCGCAAGATCGTTATGCAGTTGCCGAGGCTACCCAAAGGCTTAGAAATGCTGCCGGTAACTTTTACATAAATGATAAGCCTACCGGCGCAGTGGTAGGTCAGCAGCCGTTTGGCGGTGCCAGGGGCTCGGGTACTAACGACAAGGCCGGCTCTATGATTAACCTGTTGCGCTGGGTATCACCAAGAACCATTAAGGAAACATTTGACCCGCCGAAGGACTATAAGTATCCGTTTTTGGGGGAGGAGTAA
- a CDS encoding YoaK family protein: MLRQAKEDRTLKENLMLASSTAFVSGVINVAGVVAFLAFTSNITGHVANLARHMVEQNLREIMVFVLWLLLFFSGAFTSNFIIRSLEYKSRYRAHATPIVIEIIILLLVAVYGQHFYDETRTEREVVIGAMLFAMGLQNSLVSNISGGLIKTSHLTGLFTDLGSEVAEWLHPATQKTEVVRNKIFIRLTILTFYIIGGIAGGYLFDRFDFLIFYFVPVILLTILYYDLSPLALHKLSKLFGKGSN, encoded by the coding sequence ATGCTGAGACAAGCCAAAGAAGATCGCACCCTTAAAGAAAACCTGATGCTGGCCTCATCCACCGCGTTTGTTTCGGGGGTGATCAATGTGGCTGGTGTGGTAGCCTTTCTGGCTTTTACTTCAAACATTACCGGACACGTGGCTAACTTAGCCCGTCACATGGTGGAGCAGAATTTGCGCGAGATAATGGTATTTGTACTCTGGCTGCTGCTTTTCTTTAGCGGGGCATTTACATCAAACTTTATTATTCGCTCGCTGGAATATAAAAGCCGTTACCGGGCACATGCTACGCCTATCGTTATCGAAATTATCATTCTATTGCTGGTAGCCGTTTACGGTCAGCATTTTTATGACGAAACCCGCACCGAACGTGAGGTAGTAATTGGCGCCATGCTGTTTGCCATGGGCCTGCAGAATAGCCTGGTATCTAACATATCTGGCGGACTGATCAAAACTTCGCACCTGACGGGCCTTTTTACAGACCTGGGATCTGAGGTGGCCGAGTGGTTGCATCCGGCTACACAAAAAACTGAGGTGGTGAGGAATAAAATCTTCATCCGCCTAACTATTCTGACATTCTACATCATTGGCGGGATAGCCGGCGGCTACCTGTTTGACCGCTTTGACTTTCTGATATTTTATTTTGTTCCGGTAATTTTACTTACCATACTGTATTATGATCTTTCTCCATTAGCTTTGCACAAACTGTCAAAGCTGTTTGGTAAAGGCAGCAATTAA